A region of Bacillus cabrialesii DNA encodes the following proteins:
- a CDS encoding glucose-1-phosphate adenylyltransferase produces the protein MKKQCVAMLLAGGKGSRLSGLTKNMAKPAVSFGGKYRIIDFTLSNCSNSGIDTVGILTQYQPLELNSYIGIGSAWDLDRYNGGVTVLPPYAESSEVKWYKGTASAIYENLNYLNQYDPEYVLILSGDHIYKMDYGKMLDFHIEKKADVTISVIEVEWKEASRFGIMKTNADGTITHFDEKPKFPKSNLASMGIYIFNWPLLKQYLEMDDRNPYSSHDFGKDIIPLLLEEKKKLSAYPFKGYWKDVGTVQSLWEANMDLLKEDSELKLFERNWKIYSVNPNQPPQFISSDAQVHDSLVNEGCAVYGNVSQSVLFQGVTVGKHATVTSSVIMPDVTIGEHVVIENAIVPRGLVLPDGAVIRSEKDIQEVLLVSEEFVEKELI, from the coding sequence ATGAAAAAACAATGTGTAGCCATGCTCCTTGCCGGCGGAAAGGGCAGCCGTCTCAGCGGATTAACGAAAAATATGGCCAAACCGGCTGTATCTTTTGGGGGAAAATACAGGATTATTGATTTTACCCTCAGCAACTGTTCCAATTCAGGCATAGACACAGTCGGGATTTTAACACAATATCAGCCTCTTGAGCTGAATTCTTATATTGGAATCGGGAGTGCATGGGACCTTGACAGATATAATGGCGGCGTGACGGTTTTACCCCCTTATGCCGAGTCCTCAGAGGTCAAATGGTATAAAGGGACGGCAAGCGCCATTTATGAAAATCTCAATTATTTGAATCAGTATGATCCTGAATATGTGCTGATTTTATCCGGAGATCACATATACAAAATGGACTACGGCAAAATGCTCGATTTTCACATTGAAAAGAAAGCGGATGTGACCATCTCTGTTATCGAAGTGGAATGGAAGGAAGCAAGCCGGTTCGGCATCATGAAGACCAATGCAGATGGAACGATCACACATTTTGACGAGAAGCCCAAATTCCCTAAGAGTAATCTTGCCTCAATGGGAATTTATATATTTAATTGGCCGCTTTTGAAACAGTACCTTGAGATGGACGATCGGAATCCATATTCAAGCCACGACTTCGGCAAAGACATTATTCCTTTGCTTTTGGAGGAGAAAAAGAAGCTTTCTGCTTATCCGTTTAAAGGATATTGGAAGGATGTCGGAACAGTGCAGAGCTTGTGGGAAGCCAATATGGATCTGTTAAAAGAGGATTCGGAGCTGAAGCTCTTTGAACGCAATTGGAAAATTTATTCCGTCAATCCGAATCAGCCTCCGCAATTTATTTCATCTGACGCGCAGGTTCATGATTCGCTTGTAAATGAAGGCTGTGCAGTATATGGGAATGTGTCTCAATCTGTGCTTTTTCAAGGGGTTACTGTCGGTAAGCATGCGACTGTCACTTCATCGGTCATTATGCCGGATGTGACGATCGGCGAGCATGTAGTAATTGAAAATGCCATCGTGCCTAGAGGTCTGGTACTGCCGGATGGCGCAGTGATCCGATCAGAAAAAGACATTCAGGAGGTGCTGCTCGTTTCAGAGGAATTTGTAGAAAAAGAATTGATTTAA